One window from the genome of Mauremys mutica isolate MM-2020 ecotype Southern chromosome 4, ASM2049712v1, whole genome shotgun sequence encodes:
- the MUC15 gene encoding mucin-15 gives MLPSSGILFILLPVSLWWTRSNGYSSTVSTNTGNSSTTDTTPPTHQGISHQLGLTEDNGITPSAISYVAPTTGIKNATESTVIESITQSNSVSQSSSNTVLSLISHVDKGSTEGTNTSAKNVNRISPSSTISITMSDTSTVTESNMPTNTGVSSKTETKNFTSVTYKTSSTATISTKDSLKSSTEVSSTNSPSNTLTTLSTHKSGSVTTDFKTISQTTKNVHQNFTNHSIVPSNPKEPNKENRHSAGVVLGAIVGAILGSALIGLIGYFICGKRKSGSFSHQRLYDDTRSEPGLRLDNSSHDVSFGDLSYYNPSTTNEPAAPNSRGRPYDGIPMGDMTSSQPSA, from the exons ATGCTGCCTTCCAGTGGAATTCTTTTTATTTTGCTGCCGGTTAGTTTATGGTGGACCAGAAGCAATGGTTACAGTAGTACAGTCAGTACAAACACTGGCAATAGTTCAACTACAGATACAACTCCACCTACACACCAAGGAATTTCACATCAGTTAGGTCTTACTGAAGATAATGGAATAACTCCTTCTGCTATAAGCTATGTTGCACCAACAACGGGCATTAAAAATGCAACAGAAAGTACAGTAATAGAGAGCATCACTCAAAGCAATAGTGTATCTCAGAGTTCCTCTAACACAGTGTTATCTTTGATTTCACATGTGGATAAGGGTTCAACAGAGGGCACAAATACCTCTGCCAAAAACGTCAACAGAATCTCACCATCTTCAACAATATCCATAACCATGAGTGACACTTCCACAGTGACTGAAAGCAACATGCCTACAAATACTGGTGTATCATCGAAAACGGAAACCAAAAACTTCACTTCAGTCACCTATAAGACCAGTTCTACTGCAACAATCTCCACTAAAGACTCTCTAAAGAGCTCCACAGAAGTCTCATCCACGAACAGTCCATCAAATACACTGACCACATTATCCACACACAAGAGTGGCAGTGTCACAACAGACTTCAAAACAATTTCACAGACTACAAAAAACGTACACCAGAATTTCACCAACCATTCTATAGTCCCATCAAATCCGAAAGAACCCAATAAAG AGAATCGCCACAGTGCAGGAGTAGTGCTTGGTGCGATTGTGGGAGCCATTCTAGGATCTGCATTAATTGGTCTGATTGGGTACTTTATATGTGGGAAAAGAAAGTCTGGCTCATTTTCCCATCAACGACTTTATGATGACACAAGGAGTGAACCAG GTCTCCGATTAGATAATTCATCACATGATGTGAGCTTTGGTGATTTGTCTTATTACAACCCCAGCACAACAAACGAACCAGCAGCACCGAACAGCAGAGGAAGACCTTATGATGGCATTCCAATGGGTGACATGACTTCATCTCAACCCTCAGCATAA